The Pyrus communis chromosome 9, drPyrComm1.1, whole genome shotgun sequence genome has a segment encoding these proteins:
- the LOC137745827 gene encoding uncharacterized protein, with the protein MAAVRVERGDLWKSKALSVQLRLRQRFRVEVDRRLRHHPIFSNEGYFSSTFQRWLQRFRDFRRDSLPSSTAFYLKRVGKEFNAEEESILLRMLQAVAVPVIGNVCHVFMNGLNQVQVYGVEKLHDAVLRRPKGKPLITVSNHVASMDDPLVLSALLPRHVLLDAQNLRWTLCASDRCFANPVTSAFFRSVKVLPVSRGDGIYQNGMDLAISKLNQGGWVHIFPEGSRSRDGGKTMGSSKRGVGRLVLDADNIPMVVPFVHSGMQDIMPIGASIPRIGNTVTVVIGDPIYFDDLLNSEGAKHVSRGKLYDAVSSRIGHRLRELKVQVDKLAQVTQPQYLPAQDTDRATVILQQVDWESFGMGNLTYSEDDGSPVQETEIQLAAPPCTEEPRSADWSYRVGFSREGGIASRMRSFMDQSEFMGFAARGIFMNRRAEEPSPSRRGVVPLKAWRRYLEANVLPQWN; encoded by the exons ATGGCTGCTGTGAGGGTTGAGCGTGGGGATCTATGGAAGAGCAAGGCACTATCCGTACAGCTCCGGCTCAGGCAGCGGTTCAGGGTGGAGGTGGATCGCCGCCTCCGTCACCACCCCATTTTTTCCAACGAAGGTTACTTCTCCTCCACGTTCCAGCGCTGGCTCCAGCGCTTTCGCGACTTCCGCCGTGACTCCCTCCCTTCTTCCACCGCCTTCTATCTCAAACGAG TGGGTAAGGAATTCAATGCTGAAGAAGAATCAATCCTTCTTCGCATGCTTCAAGCTGTGGCTGTTCCGGTCATTGGCAATGTTTGTCATGTGTTTATGAATGGATTGAATCAGGTTCAG GTGTATGGTGTAGAAAAATTACATGATGCTGTGCTACGCAGACCCAAAGGAAAGCCTCTTATAACG GTGAGCAATCATGTTGCTTCTATGGATGATCCGCTTGTTCTCTCTGCGTTGCTTCCTCGACATGTTCTTCTGGATGCTCAGAACTTGAGGTGGACGCTTTGCGCGTCTGATCGTTGCTTTGCAAACCCTGTAACTTCAGCATTTTTCCGATCTGTCAAAGTCCTGCCAGTTTCTCGTGGTGATGGGATTTATCAAAAC GGAATGGACTTGGCTATTTCAAAGTTGAATCAAGGTGGTTGGGTTCACATCTTCCCAGAAGGTAGTCGTTCTCGAGATGGTGGAAAAACCATGGGGTCTTCCAAGAGAGGTGTTGGGAG GTTGGTCCTTGACGCGGACAATATTCCCATGGTTGTTCCATTTGTGCATAGTGGGATGCAGGACATCATGCCTATCGGTGCTAGCATCCCAAGGATTGGCAATACA GTGACGGTGGTTATTGGCGATCCAATCTACTTTGATGATTTGTTGAATTCTGAAGGAGCTAAGCATGTATCAAGAGGAAAGTTGTACGATGCTGTATCTTCAAGGATTGGTCATAGACTACGCGAACTGAAAGTTCAGGTCGACAAGTTGGCTCAAGTGACTCAGCCACAATATCTTCCTGCACAGGACACAGACCGAGCTACAGTGATTCTGCAGCAGGTTGATTGGGAATCATTCGGAATGGGGAACCTTACATATTCCGAAGATGATGGTTCACCGGTGCAAGAAACTGAGATCCAACTTGCTGCTCCTCCCTGTACAGAAGAACCCCGGTCTGCTGATTGGAGTTACAGAGTGGGTTTCTCTCGTGAAGGTGGCATTGCATCACGGATGCGTAGTTTCATGGACCAGAGTGAGTTTATGGGTTTCGCGGCCAGAGGCATATTTATGAACCGTAGAGCCGAAGAACCCTCTCCGAGCCGTAGAGGGGTTGTTCCCTTGAAAGCGTGGAGACGATACTTGGAGGCCAATGTATTACCACAATGGAATTAG